GAAAGgtcatttttaatgtaaataaacaaacaaacaaataaataaaacaacacacacacaagataccCCCTAATCCTCCCACAGTACCCACCCATTCCTAACTTCTTTTTGCAGCGTGGACAACAATAGAGAACTACAACTCCCAAAAAGGACTGCGCTCGCCACTGGCTTTGAGACCAATGGCCGTCTGGCACGTGATCGGCTGGTCTAATCAGGGACTGGTTGGGTAGGCTTTGTCTACGACCCCGGGCGCCCGCCTATCTCCCGCCCCCAGCCGCGCGAACGCGCGCCCCGCCCTGCGCGCCTTCCCTCCTGCGCTCGCCGGCCTCTTCTGCCTCTTAGAATCTTCCTGCGGTCGTGCTCGCATCTCGCTGCTGCAGCCTCCGGGGCTACGTTCCATCCTTTCAGTCTGAGACCggcccagaagaaaaaaaaaaaaaaacaaaacccaaaaccttaATTATCTTTTCTCGGTACCTATATTGGAACCATCGAAAAAATTTATTACAGTAAAGCCTAGCCATGAGGGAAATCGTGCACATCCAGGCCGGACAGTGTGGCAACCAGATCGGTGCTAAGGTAAGGATTTTAAAATCTTAGCTGAAATATGTAAGGATGAGAAATAATGTGTTAGTCATGAGCAATGTTCACGGGGCGTTTGCATTCTCCACCGGTCAGATTTGGCCCCTCAAAGTTTTGCACGTATATGACCCATATTTGTAGCTAGCGCTCTGATATTGAGAAATAAGGGGATGTTTTTCGTGGCACATTTTCGGGAAGCTATTAAAAGAGCCTTTTGAGTTTAGGAAAAGGAGAGGCTGAGGGACTGTAAAGAGCTGGTCTTAAAAGGGGTTTTCTAACGGTTCGAGGATTGGAGGGATGCGGAAACGATCGGAGACAAAGCCGAGGCGAGGTTTTCCCCTTgcgccacccccaccccgcctAGAGGGCCCTACTGGAACAGAATGGAGGGGGAAGGGGCGAGGTTTGGCGGGCAGCTGCAGAGGTGCCCAGGTGCGGATTACCTCTCAACAAAGACTTGGAGACTCCCTTCCTTGACCCCGCCATCCCAAggcatttttaaagataatgatTCTGTACGGGCCTACTTTTACTTTTCATTGCCCTTATAAGAGATCTTAGGGTAGCAGTAGGGAAGTGTGAGGTTTTCAAGTATGTGATAGAGTGTCGGGGAGactaaggagagagaaaggagggaataaAGATCGGAGGccttggggcttttttttttttttttaattttttccctctcTGCGCGCGCCACTACAGTCTagctgggggatggggagggaggaagtgtgGCCGCTAAATTGTAGCCGAAGGGTGGGACCCTTTGGGGGCGGGGCTGGAGCCCCTGGCGCGCAGGGACAATGCGGCCCCGGCCCGCGGGGGCGTACTGGCCCCGCCCCTCGGGCGAGGCCCCGCCCTCATTGCTCCCGCCTTTGTGGTTTGCTGGAGGAGCGGCCCGCCACCGCAGTCACGTGGAGCGCGTAAGGGGTGGGCGACTGCAGTGGCCGCACCTTTCTCCCCCAACCCTCTTTTGTGCTGGCCTGGAAGGGCGGTGCCTGGCTTCAGGAGCCATTCTGGGTGCTGAGCCAAGTAGGTGGGCACCAATCCGCCCACTTAGATGCTTACAACCCCCGGCCTTTTGAACCATCCTTCACTCGTCCTGCCCACAAAGGTTGTAACCTTCCAGGGCGTAGGTTCTCTGGAGGTTCGGCAAGCAGATAACGGGATTGCAGTGTCTACACCTCAGCCTCGTTTGAACATGTCTGGAATTGAAATGAGGGGCGGGAGGCATCCCTTAGGACTTGAGCCATTGAGGCCTCATTGCTCTTCCTTGTGCAGTTCTGGGAGGTGATAAGCGATGAACACGGCATCGACCCCACCGGTACCTACCACGGTGACAGCGACCTGCAGCTGGACCGAATCTCTGTGTACTACAATGAAGCCACAGGTGAGGGCAGTTATCCCCTCCTAAcacttctccctgcccctctatTGAGACAGGGACCTCATTCAtcactggctttcctggaactcacatagatGGGTCTACCTCCCGTGTGTTGTGTTTTAAGGGCAGCACCACCACGCCCTGTTTTTCCACACTTTTAAATATGTTACCCCTCTGCATGATTCCCATTTTTTCCCTGTAGACACCATAAAGGGCTAAAGATTAGCTCTACTGCCACCAGGTGGTAGTGCCTGGAATGACAACTTTGATGATTGGCCCCAAATTTGAGCTATTTCATTGCTGGTTGATCAAACATCTACTTGAATCCCTGTAGGTGGCAAGTACGTCCCTCGAGCTATCTTGGTGGATCTAGAACCCGGGACTATGGATTCCGTTCGCTCAGGTCCTTTTGGCCAGATCTTCAGACCAGACAACTTTGTCTTTGGTGAGTTATGTGGAACGGGTTCCTGTGTTCCCGATGGAATTATTTCAAACGTTGAAAGATTAAGAGTATCGTGTTTCTCCCATATCTTAGTgattaagctttttaaaaaaaatttttcccctcACTACATTCCAGGTCAGTCTGGGGCAGGCAACAACTGGGCTAAGGGCCACTACACGGAGGGAGCTGAGCTGGTTGACTCTGTCTTGGATGTGGTTCggaaggaggcagagagctgTGATTGCCTGCAAGGCTTTCAGCTGACCCACTCCCTGGGTGGAGGCACGGGCTCTGGCATGGGTACCCTGCTCATCAGCAAGATCCGAGAAGAATATCCTGACCGCATCATGAATACCTTCAGTGTGGTGCCCTCACCCAAAGTGTCTGACACCGTGGTTGAGCCCTACAACGCCACCCTGTCTGTCCATCAGTTGGTGGAGAACACGGATGAGACCTACTGCATTGACAACGAGGCCCTCTACGACATCTGCTTCCGTACCCTCAAGCTCACCACGCCAACCTACGGAGACCTGAACCATCTAGTCTCAGCCACCATGAGCGGTGTCACCACCTGCCTCCGTTTCCCCGGCCAGCTTAACGCCGACCTTCGAAAGCTGGCTGTCAACATGGTGCCGTTCCCCCGTCTCCACTTCTTCATGCCTGGCTTTGCGCCTCTCACCAGCCGCGGAAGCCAGCAGTACCGGGCCCTCACGGTGCCTGAACTCACCCAGCAGGTCTTCGACGCCAAGAACATGATGGCCGCCTGTGACCCGCGCCACGGCCGGTACCTCACAGTCGCGGCTGTCTTCCGTGGACGGATGTCCATGAAGGAGGTGGACGAGCAGATGCTCAACGTGCAGAATAAGAATAGCAGCTACTTCGTGGAATGGATCCCCAACAACGTCAAGACAGCCGTCTGTGACATCCCACCACGCGGCCTCAAGATGGCAGTCACCTTCATTGGAAACAGCACAGCCATCCAGGAGCTCTTCAAGCGCATCTCAGAGCAGTTTACGGCGATGTTCCGCCGGAAGGCTTTCCTCCACTGGTACACAGGTGAGGGCATGGACGAGATGGAGTTCACCGAAGCCGAGAGTAACATGAATGACCTCGTCTCTGAGTATCAGCAGTACCAGGATGCCACCGCCGAAGAGGAAGAGGATTTcggagaggaggcagaagaagaggcCTAAGGCAGAGAGCCCTGCATCACCTCAGGCTGCTTAGCTCCCTCAGCTTTCTCCAGCTGCCCTTTGTCCTCCCGtttctttctgctgcctctgtcctgtttttgtttcgttttgttttctcattgggGGTtaaacagtgcctggcacatgtcaggcactcaataaatatttgtttgtggaatgtctcctttctttctctttacacTCTGACAAACTTAGATCTCTAACATTCTGGGTGTTACCCTGTGCTGCTTCCTCctggtacctttttttttttttttttttttttttataactgtcCAGTCAATATTCTTCCAATAGGAACCTGAGTTCTCCAAATCTTGTGTAAAACCCAGTCCAGTTCTGAGAACTCAGTAACCATCTTAAAGCTAAGTAGTGGATCAGGGAAAGGTGAGTAGGAGGGCTACTAGGTAGAGGTCAGCAGGAAGAGAAGGGTGGAGTTTTCCAGTCAGGGCCATTTAGACACAGGAATCCACTAAAGCGggccttctcccccctccccccttcatcTCTCAGCCTCAGGAGAGGTATTAACAGTATTATCTCCATTTATATCTTCCCAGCTGTCCCAAGCCAAATCTGCCATTGGAGGTGTCTTCCCTGTATTGCTCATCCTTTGGTGCGTGGGGATTGGGGGTTGCAGCAGGCCTTGGTCTCTGAACACCAATTCCTGCCTAACCCTCACACTTGGGAAAGTATGCTTCCACCACGGGGTGTTTTAGACACTCCTCAGGGGGGAGGTTAACCTTTGAACCTTTGTCCCAATTTTCCTCCTGCCCTTGGTTTGGtcatttcctttctattttgtgttgaacttggcttttttttttttttccatattgaaAAGACAACATTGCCCCAAGAGCCAAAAATAAATgggaattggaaaaaaaaaggtgtgagGCTGTGTGCTCATTCAGCAGTAGGT
The sequence above is drawn from the Arvicanthis niloticus isolate mArvNil1 chromosome 20, mArvNil1.pat.X, whole genome shotgun sequence genome and encodes:
- the Tubb gene encoding tubulin beta chain is translated as MREIVHIQAGQCGNQIGAKFWEVISDEHGIDPTGTYHGDSDLQLDRISVYYNEATGGKYVPRAILVDLEPGTMDSVRSGPFGQIFRPDNFVFGQSGAGNNWAKGHYTEGAELVDSVLDVVRKEAESCDCLQGFQLTHSLGGGTGSGMGTLLISKIREEYPDRIMNTFSVVPSPKVSDTVVEPYNATLSVHQLVENTDETYCIDNEALYDICFRTLKLTTPTYGDLNHLVSATMSGVTTCLRFPGQLNADLRKLAVNMVPFPRLHFFMPGFAPLTSRGSQQYRALTVPELTQQVFDAKNMMAACDPRHGRYLTVAAVFRGRMSMKEVDEQMLNVQNKNSSYFVEWIPNNVKTAVCDIPPRGLKMAVTFIGNSTAIQELFKRISEQFTAMFRRKAFLHWYTGEGMDEMEFTEAESNMNDLVSEYQQYQDATAEEEEDFGEEAEEEA